The DNA sequence GAAAAATAAAACTGAACAATGACGCATTGGACGTCCTGAAAAGGCTTGAGAAGATGCGGATATTCTCGCCCTGGGTCTTTGCAAGCAGGCTGGGAACTCCGAGAAGCAAGGATAACCTCGTCAGAGATTTAGGGATTTTTTACAGGCGTGCAGGGATCGAAAAGAAGGGAAAGTGGCACCTTTTAAGAAGAACATTTGCCACACATCTTCTCAACGCCGGGACGGGCATAGAGGCGGTGTCGAAGCTCCTCGGCCATTCAGAGCTTCAGACAACGATAGACAGCTACACCAGCGTTGTTCAGGAAATGGATCGGGCGGTGGACAGGCTAAATTTCGGGAGGTAATTCTTATTCCACAATTTATTCTACACCAAAAAAAATAGGCCACACAAAATGCGTAACCTATTGAAATTATTGGTCGGGACGAGAGGATTTGAACCTCCGACCCCATGACCCCCAGTCATGTGCGCTAACCAGACTGCGCTACGTCCCGACAAATATTTAAATGTCTATTTTTCCAGCTATTTTTTTAAATAAATTCCTTTGTCTCCAAATAAAACACTACAATTCCATCTTGCCAAGCCCAAATATTTGTACTCCTACACCCAAAACCTTTTACGCCCGATCCTACGATAATAAAAATAACATCATTCCCCCTTCCCCCCGTTACATCCCCTCCCCCCAAATCACACGATCGGCCAAATTCTACTTCCCCTTACATTCTGCGCTATCCCGCGAAATTGGACATATTATAACAAAAAACGTCTTTGAATATCAAGATTAAATTATTGATTCAACACGGCCTTAAGGACCTGACTCGGTTTAAACGTCACTATTTTTCTGGCGGTTATCTCGAGCTCGTCGCCGGTTTGGGGATTCCTCCCCTTTCTCGGCTCTTTTTGCTTTACTATAAAATTTCCGAAGCCGGATATCTTGACCTTTTCCCCCCTCTCCAGCGTCTCCTTGATTATCTCAAATATTTCATTTATTATTGCGGCAGATTCCTTCTTCGACAGGTCGAGCTCCTTATAAATACTGTTTATCAAATCAGCTTTCGTCATAATGGGCCCCCCAAGATCGGTTATCTTATTTGTGCGCCAAGCTTTTTCTTTAAGATATCCAAAACCTCGCCATGCTTTTTATTGACTTCATCGTCCGTAAGAGTCCTGTTGTCCGACTGATACTTCACCGTCAGGGCGATGCTTTTGCTGCCCCTCTCGATCTGCTCTCCCTGGTATAGATCGAATATCGTGACCTCCTTCACCAACTCCCCGGCGGCCCCCTCTACGGTCTTGACGATTCGATCGGAGTTGACGTCATCGGCTATTACGATGGCGATATCCCTCATGACCGGGGGATAACGGAGTACTTGCGAAAAGGTCTTTACCTTTGTATCCAGTTTTATGAGCTTGTTCAAATCCGCTTCGAGGATATAGGTGTCTCTGGAAATATTGAAATTATCCATAACATCCGGGTCGATTCTGCCCATTACTCCTATAGTTTCACCTCCGCCCCTAATAACACAAGATTGGGTCTTGTCAAGATATTCCACGTCCTTGTTCATTTCGTATTCAATTGAGACAAAACCGATCTCGTCTGTGATCTTCTCCCACACGCCCTTGAGGTCGAAGAAATCCACCTCGGGGGCATCGGCCCCCCACTGCTTCGGCCGGCGCTTTCCGGAGATCAAAAGGGATAGGTGAAAGCGCTCGTCCGGAAGCCCGTTGTCCCCACCCTCGCCCTCCCCTTTACCCCCTTTGGAATTTCTCGGCATAAACACCCTGGCGATCTCGAAGAGCCTCAGGTCGTACGACAGGTAGTTTATATTTGTCTCGGCGGTCTGGAGGATCCCCGGGACGAGGGTGGTGCGCATAACGTCCATCTCCTCGCTGAGGGGATTTTTAAGGGGGGTCGCCTTCCTCATCGGGTCTTTGGGAGAAAGCCTCATCTTATCGAAAGATACGCTCCCGATAAAGCTGTAGGTTATGATCTCGTTGAATCCCTCGGAGAGGACGGCATCCGAAACCAGGTCGATCAGCGTTTTTATCTCGGAGGTCTTCGAGAAATCCATGCTGATATTCGGCAGGGTCTCAGGGATATTGTCGTATCCCTTGAGCCTGGCCACCTCCTCGATGAGGTCTATCTCCCTTTCGAGGTCGAGGCGGTAGGAGGGCGGTGTGACCAGGAGCTCGTCCTTACTCTCGTCCTCTACTTTTATGAAGAGGCTCTCGAGGTATTTTCTTATCTCCTTTGTGTCGGCTTTAAACCCGATTACCTTGTTGGTCATCGATGTCCTTATTTTAAGGGTCGGCCTTTTCGGGACATCACCCTTAACATCGATATATCCCTTTGCGACCGTGCCGTCGGCATATTCGGCCATGAGCGCCGCGGCTCTGTCCGCCGCGGTCTTGCACCCCTCGGGGTCTATGCCCCGTTCGAACCTGAAGGCCGCATCGGTAAGGAGACCCAACTCCCTTGCCGTCTTATGTATAGACGGCGGGTGGAAAAAGGCGCTCTCGAGGAGTACGTTTGCCGTGTCCTCCTGTATCTCGGAATTCGCGCCCCCCATCACCCCTCCGATGGCCACGGACCTCTCGGCGTCGGCGATCATCAGGACGTCCTTGTTGAGGGTGCGCTCCACCGCATCGAGGGTGAAGAACTTCTCGCCCTCTTTCGCCCGCTTCACCACAATCCTGTTTCCGGAGAGGAGGTCGTAGTCGAAGGCGTGTAGGGGCTGGCCGTACTCCATCAGGATGTAGTTCGTGATGTCGACGATGTTGTTTATGTCCCTCATCCCGAGCTGGTTGATCCTTAGGCGCATCCAGAAGGGGACCATCCTTATCTTGATGTCCTGAACCACACGGGCGACGTATCTCGGGCAGAGGTCTTTATCGATTACCTCGATTGAGGTAAGCTCGTTTATATCAGGCCCCTCCTCCTTTACGTCCGTCTTGGGTAGCCTCAGGGGGGCGCCCGTCAGGGCGGAGATCTCCCTTGCGAGGCCGATCACGCTAAGGCAGTCCGACCTGTTAGGTGTGAGGTCGATGTCGATAAGGTAATCCGAGAGATTCAGGGTCTCCGCCAAGCTTTTTCCGGGGGCGGCCTTGGGGTCGAGCTCGATCAATCCGGTATGGTCGTGGGTGAGCCCCATCTCGTCTTCCGCGAGGAGGACGCCGGTGGACTCTACCCCCTTGAAATCTCTCTTTTCAATCTTCAATCCCGTTGGGAGCACAACGCCCGGAGGGGCAAGGGCGGTCTTCAGCCCTACCTTCGTGTTCGGGGCGGCCGACACCACCTGAAAGGTCTCCGCCCCGTTCGACACCTTTGCCACATAAAGGTTTCCCCCCTTAGGATGGGTGGAAACATCCATTATCTCCGCCACTACGATCCCTTTGAGGTCGTCCCCGATCTTCGTGACGCTGTCCACCTCGAGCCCCGACATGGTGAGAAGATCCGCAAGCTTCTCCACGTCCATATCGATGTCCACGAAGTCCCTGAGCCAGTTTATCGTTGCCAGCATATTCTAAAACTGTTTCAAAAATCTGATGTCGTTTTCAAAAAAGAGCCTGATATCGTCTATCCCGTACTTCAGCATGGCGATCCTCTCGATCCCCATCCCGAAGGCGAAGCCGGTCACCTCTTCCGGGTCGTACCCGACCATCTTGAAGACGTTCGGGTCGACCATCCCGGAGCCGAGGATCTCGAGCCATCCGGTCCCCGAGCAGACCCTGCACCCTTTCCCCTTACAGATAACGCACATTATGTCGACCTCGGCGGACGGCTCGGTAAATGGGAAGAAGCTCGGCCTGAACCTCAGGTCGACATGCTCGCCGTACATCCTGTGGACGAATAGCGTGAGGACCCCCTTGAGGTCTCCCATGCTTATGTCGTCCCCGACCATCAACCCCTCGACCTGGTGGAACATCGGCGAATGGGAGACGTCGTAGTCGGGCCGGTAGACCTTCCCCGGAGCGATTATTTTCACCGGCGGGGGCTGGCTCTCCATCACCCTTATCTGGACGGGGGAGGTGTGGGTTCTCAGAAGCCTTTCATCGTCGATGTAAAACGTGTCCTGCATATCCCGGGCCGGGTGGTGCCTGGGCATATTGAGCGCCTCGAAGTTATAATAGTCGAGCTCCACCTCCGGGCCCTCGGCGAGCTCGAAGCCCATCCCCAGGAATATCTCGACTATCTGATCGTATACGAGGGTTATCGGGTGTTTCTTCCCCATGAAGCTCCGCCTGCCCGGGAGCGTAAAATCTATGGGTTTCTTCCCCTTTTCGAGTCCGCCTTCTTTGTGGAACTCGAACCTCTCGTCCACCGCATTTATAAGGGCTTCCTTTATCTCGTTTGCAATCTTGCCGACCTTTGGGCGCTCTTCATCCGGGACGTCCTTCATGTCGCGCAGGATCGACGTGAGCTCGCCCTTCCTGCCTATGTATTTGACACGGATCGACTCCACGTCGTTCAGGTTTTCGGTCCCCTTGATCTCCGAAAGGGCTTTCGTCTTCAGCGCTTCGAGTCTCTCAAGCATTCTTCCCTACACTCTTTTTGGCCAAATCAACAAGCTTCGAGAATCCATTAGGGTCGTGAACCGCGATATCCGCCAGGACCTTCCTGTCTACCTCCACACCGGACTTGTTAAGGCCGTTCATGAAGACGCTGTAGGACATATCGTGCAGTCTGGCGGCGGCGTTGATCCTGACGATCCAAAGCCTTCTCATATCCCTCTTTCTCGTCCTCCTGTCTCTGTAGGAGTAGCTCAGCGCCCTCTGCCAGGTTTCCTTTGCTGCCCTATAACCCCTTTTGCGTCCACCCACAAATCCCTTGGCGGCCTTAAGTATCTTTTTTCTTCTCTTTCTTGATTCCGGACCCCTCGTAACCCTGGACATATATAAAATCCTCCATTTCCTTCTCTTCTAAAAAATCCCCGAATCCGGGGGATAGCTGAAAATCTTTTACTTGCCGATGTACGGGAGGAGCCTCCTGACTTCCCTTTCGTTTGTCCTGTCTACCTGCCCCCCGGACCTCAAGTTCCTTTTCCTCTTCCGGCTTTTCTTGGTCAAGATGTGATTTGCATTTGCCTTGTTTCTCCTGATCTTACCGCCGGCCGTAATCTTAAATCTCTTTGCCGCTCCCCTGTTTGTCTTTTGTTTCGGCATCTATCCACCTCTTTTTATTTCAATATTCAATTTCTCATTCAAATTTTATTGGCCCGCCGGGGCCAACAAGCTAACTGAAAAATGCTTTTCTATTTCGAGTGAACTCGAAAAACCCTCAACTGACCACCCACGGACGATACCCCCCCTTACCCCCTTTGCTTCCGTTACCCAACCGCTTCCTCTCACCCATCTCTCCCCCCCATCACTTCCACCGCCCCATCGCTCGCGCCGCCGATCACCGCATTGCATGCCCTCTAATTTGATAAATCGGCAGGCCTCCCAACGCCTTACCCACTCCCACGCACCATAAGCTACTACTATCCATTAATCCCCAAGATGCACCCTCTCTCACACCCGCTCCCAAAACCCGATAATTTTTTCTTGAACTGTTTCTTGAACTGCGCCCAAGACTCAGCGAAAACCCATAACAAGAACATATATAAAAATATGGGCTTTCTGCCGCTCCGGAAGATTTTGCCCTATCCCCCTATTCGCTCCCTCTCTGCACACCCGTTGTTAAAAATGTAAAATATTATTACTCTTGGCTATCCGCGCCCTGCTCTGCTTCTTCTTTTGCCTTTTTCCCTTCCTTGGCCGATTTTTGAGGCGTCAGGATCATGCTCATATTTCTTCCCTCGAGCTTCGGCTCCTGTTCAACAAGAGCGTCGTCTTTTATCTCATCGGCAACCTTATTAAGGATCTCCATCCCGATTTCCGTGTGGGTGATTTCCCTGCCCCTGAAGATCATGGAGACCTTTACCTTATTTCCCTGCTCCAAGAACTTCCTCATGTGCTTGAGCTTGTACTCGATGTCGTGATCTTCGGTCTTGGGACGCAGCTTCACCTCTTTGACTTGGACAGTAGACTGCTTCTTTTTTGCATCGTGGGCCTTTTTACTCTGCTGATATTTGAATTTGCCGAAGTCCAAGATACGACACACAGGAGGATTGGCGTTAGGGGCCACCTCCACGAGGTCGAGTCCGAGGTCCTCGGCCTTCATCAGCGCCTCTTTAAAACCTATCACTCCGAGCTGATTGCCTTCCGGGTCGATCAAGCGGACCTTATCGGCTCGGATCATCTTATTGATTCTGAAATCTTTTCCCTTGTCCTTTATGTTTTAATCCCTCCAAAATGCGGAGTTTTCGCTCCTAATAAGGTTAATAAAATCCTCGGTATTCATTGCATCAAGGTTTTTCCCGCCGAGCTTCCTTGGAGTCACTTTTTCTTCTTCTTTCTCTCTATCGCCAATGATCAAGGTGTATGGAATTTTTTTAAGCTCGGCCTCCCTTATTTTAAGGCCCAGCTTTTCGTTTCTGAAATCGGATTCCACCCTAATACCCGCACCCTTGAGTTTTTCAACCACTTTTTTCGAGTAATCGAGGTGATCGTCAGTGATGTTCATAACGACGGCCTGAACGGGCGCCAGGCCCACCGGGAACGCGCCGGCGTAGTGTTCGATCAATATCCCCAGAAACCTGTCCACCGATCCGAGGATTACACGATGAAGCATTACGGGGCGCTTTTTTTCACCGTTTGAATCGATGTATGTTAGATCGAACCTTTCGGGGAGGGTGAAATCGCACTGGATTGTGGCGCACTGCCACTCCCTTCCTATGGCATCCTTCAGGATGAAGTCTATCTTAGGGCCGTAGAACGCGCCGTCCCCCTCGTTTATCTCATACTCCTTGCCCTGTCCTTTAAGAGCGTTTTCGAGGGCCCTTGTGGCAAGCTCCCAGTCCTCATCGGAGCCGATCGACTTTTCCGGCCTTGTGGAGATCTCCATCTTATAGGGGAATCCGAAGATGTCCATCACGTACATGACGAAATCCATGACCCCCACGATCTCGTCTATCAACTGATCTGGCGTACATATGAGGTGGGCGTCGTCCTGGGTGAATGCCCTGACCCTGAGTAGGCCGTGGAGCACACCCGATTTCTCGTGTCTGTGGACGGTGCCCAGCTCGAAGTACCTTATCGGGAGGTCCCTGTAGCTCCTCAGCCTCGATTTATAGATGAGCATGTGAGCGAGGCAGTTCATCGGCTTGATCCCGTATTTCTGTCCCTCGACCTCGGTGAAATACATATTCTCCCGATAGTTGTCGTAATGTCCCGACTTCTCCCATAATTCCTGCTTCAAGATCATGGGTCCCATTACTATATCGTACCCGCGCTTGAGATGCTCCTTTCTCAAGAAGTCCTCTATGATGATTCTCATCACGGTTCCCTTCGGGTGATATATGGCGAGTCCGGCGCCCGCCTCGTCGTTGAACTGGAACAGATCGAGGTCTCTGCCTATCTTTCTGTGATCCCTCTTTTTCGCCTCCTCGATCATGTTGAGGTAGTTTTTGAGAGAATCTTTATCCGGAAATGCGGTTCCGTAGATCCTCTGGAGCATCTTTTTGTTTTCGTCGCCGCGCCAGTACGCACCGGCAACGGAGGTCAGGCTGAAGGCCTTCACGAATCTCGTGGAGGGTATATGCGGCCCCCGGCAAAGGTCGGTGAAGTTCCCCTGGGTATACAGCGACACTTCTTTACTTTCTATATCCTCGAGAAGCTCTACCTTGTAATTTTCCCCCATCCCTTTAAACAGTTTGATGGCGTCGCCGACGGGCATGATCTCTCTTGTAAAAGGGAGCTCCTTCTTTATGATCTCCTTCATCTTTTTTTCGATGGCCACGAGATCCTCGGGGGTAAAGGGCTTTTCCGTGTCGAAATCGTAGTAGAAGCCGTCCTTTATTGCGGGACCTATCGTCACCTTGACTCCGGGGAAGAGCTCTCTTACCGCCTCCGCCATGATGTGGGATGTGCTGTGCCTGATGATTTCGAGGCCCTCGGGATCGTCTATTGTGATGAAATCCACCTCGCAATTAGCCGGCACCGGTCGATCGAGGTCGACGAGCTCGCCGTTTATTTTACCGGCAATAACTTTTCCCTTCAGCTCCTTGGGCACAAGCTCCGATACAGTCATCCCTTCGGTCGGCTCGGGAAATTCGTGTCCTTTTGCGTTTACCGTAATCATTGTTCCAACATATTTTGAGAAAGTAAATAAAAAAGCACCAGAGATCAAAGAAGAGTCTGATGCCTTTTCATGTTTTTAAATCTTTCGATTTTTATCAAACCCCTTTCTCTCACGGTCAAATAAGAAAGAATTACAAGTTTTGTTGTTTAATAAAATATCATTTTGAGTATCACTATCATCCGATTGATATTTTTTGGATATTCCAAATCCTTATGCACCAACGGCTCATAGCCGGCGGCCCAGCTCCCCAACGTCTCCTCGTTTTTAAGCACCCCCTGCTTCCCTCCCCCTCCCCAACCATCGCCCCTCTAACCTATGCCAACCCCCCAATATAGTAAACCTTTAGAAATATCGACCGACGGCGGTTGGTAGGCACGGGCGGATTTGAACCGCCGACTTCTACCGTGTCAGGGTAGCGCTCTCCCCCTGAGCTACGTGCCTAAACATTTAGAATTATTAACAATGTTTGCGGATAATGTCAAGAAAAAACTATAATGTTTTGAGTATCGGCTATTTAAAATCTATTTCTTTCAATTGCTGTTCGGAAAGCTTCTTATATCTTCCAACCAACACGGCCGCTTTTTTAAAATTTTCCACCGCGCCCGAGGTGTCTCCCTTTTTCAGGAGGGCCATCCCCATCCAATAGTAAGTTTGGGCATCGATACCTTCCCTCTTTTCGATTTCTGAGAAGCTGTTTTTTACCTTATCGAACCACCCATCCTCTTCGAGGGTTACCTGAACTCTCATCGAGGACTTGTGGGCAAAAGCCTGATCCCTGGGATCTTCGGCGTACTTCATCGACAGGCTGATATAGCCGAGGGCCACATCGGGAACTCCGACTATAGACCAGTAGATACCTTTTCCGGCGTATCCGGGAGAGTATTTTCCATTATCCTTGATCGCCAATGCAAACTCTCTAAAGGCATCGTCGTTGAGTCCCAGGTCGAGGAACCTAATCCCGTTGTTTACATGGTGTATCGGCGAGCCGAAGGGATATTGCTCCACGTTTATCGTTCCAGCGCATCCGGTTATAAGTACAATCAGAGCAAATGCGATCAGGGCTTCATTGATCTTCATGGCGTTACAATGGAAATTGTGGAAACGGCATGTTTATATATTAGGTATGTCCGGTCCGAGTCGAAGAGGATAGAAAAATTATCGAAGCTTTTTACTATACCTTCGAGTTGAATGCCCCCCAGAAGCTCTATTATCACGGTCTCCCTTTCCCTCCTTACCTGATTTAGGAATTGATCCTGAACGTTAATGCTGTTTTTCACCATATGATAACCGGCCGGATAAAAAAATTTTTATTAGTATTGTCTTAAATCCTTGATTTATAGTACCCTTTTTATTGAACAAATTCAAGCCTTTTTTATTTTGGTCTGAAGTTTTTTCCTTTATCGCAAATTCATCAATTCAGGAACAGATTTATTTTCTTAAGTATCATCGGCAGGTTGTATGGATATTCGAACCAGCTTATCCCTTTAATATTTTTAAACCACGTGATTTGGCGCTTTGCGAGTCTTCTGGTGTTTCGCTTTATCAGTCCGATTGCCGTTTCAAGATCGATTTCCCCCGCGACGTGACTTACGATCTCCTTATAGCCTATGGTGTTCAGGGAGCGGCAGCCGTGGGAATAGCCCTTATTTAGGATTTCTTTGACCTCGTTTACGATGCCCGAATCGATCATATTGTCCACGCGGTCTTCGATCCTCCGGTAGAGAAGTTTCCTGTCCATCTTCAGTCCGATGTAGAGGGGATCGAAGGCCTTTTCTTTGAAGGCGTGGTTTTCCCTGATCTTCGACGCCGGCCTTCCCGTGAGCCGGTATATCTCGAGGGCGCGGACTATCCTCGTCTTGTCGTTCGGGTTGATTATCTCCGCGGATTTTCGATCCACCCCTTTCAGCTCCGAGAAGAGGGCATCAAGGCCTTTTTTGTCAAGCTCCATTAGAAGCTCTTCTCTGATTCCCTCGTTATCTTCGGGGGATTGAAACAGGCCGTGGACGAGCGCCTTGATATAGAGGCCGGTGCCTCCGGTTATTATGGGGACCTTTCCGGCTTTCAGTATTTTATTTACTGCATCAGCCGCCATCTTTGAGTAGATCTCCGCGTTGAAATCGTCCCCTATATCGCAGACGTCGATTAGATGATGGGGCACCTCCCTCATCTCCTCGATCGAGGGTTTTGCGGTCCCTATATCGAGGCGGCGGTAGACTGCGG is a window from the Candidatus Zymogenus saltonus genome containing:
- a CDS encoding integration host factor subunit alpha, whose translation is MTKADLINSIYKELDLSKKESAAIINEIFEIIKETLERGEKVKISGFGNFIVKQKEPRKGRNPQTGDELEITARKIVTFKPSQVLKAVLNQ
- a CDS encoding phenylalanine--tRNA ligase subunit beta, whose protein sequence is MLATINWLRDFVDIDMDVEKLADLLTMSGLEVDSVTKIGDDLKGIVVAEIMDVSTHPKGGNLYVAKVSNGAETFQVVSAAPNTKVGLKTALAPPGVVLPTGLKIEKRDFKGVESTGVLLAEDEMGLTHDHTGLIELDPKAAPGKSLAETLNLSDYLIDIDLTPNRSDCLSVIGLAREISALTGAPLRLPKTDVKEEGPDINELTSIEVIDKDLCPRYVARVVQDIKIRMVPFWMRLRINQLGMRDINNIVDITNYILMEYGQPLHAFDYDLLSGNRIVVKRAKEGEKFFTLDAVERTLNKDVLMIADAERSVAIGGVMGGANSEIQEDTANVLLESAFFHPPSIHKTARELGLLTDAAFRFERGIDPEGCKTAADRAAALMAEYADGTVAKGYIDVKGDVPKRPTLKIRTSMTNKVIGFKADTKEIRKYLESLFIKVEDESKDELLVTPPSYRLDLEREIDLIEEVARLKGYDNIPETLPNISMDFSKTSEIKTLIDLVSDAVLSEGFNEIITYSFIGSVSFDKMRLSPKDPMRKATPLKNPLSEEMDVMRTTLVPGILQTAETNINYLSYDLRLFEIARVFMPRNSKGGKGEGEGGDNGLPDERFHLSLLISGKRRPKQWGADAPEVDFFDLKGVWEKITDEIGFVSIEYEMNKDVEYLDKTQSCVIRGGGETIGVMGRIDPDVMDNFNISRDTYILEADLNKLIKLDTKVKTFSQVLRYPPVMRDIAIVIADDVNSDRIVKTVEGAAGELVKEVTIFDLYQGEQIERGSKSIALTVKYQSDNRTLTDDEVNKKHGEVLDILKKKLGAQIR
- the pheS gene encoding phenylalanine--tRNA ligase subunit alpha gives rise to the protein MLERLEALKTKALSEIKGTENLNDVESIRVKYIGRKGELTSILRDMKDVPDEERPKVGKIANEIKEALINAVDERFEFHKEGGLEKGKKPIDFTLPGRRSFMGKKHPITLVYDQIVEIFLGMGFELAEGPEVELDYYNFEALNMPRHHPARDMQDTFYIDDERLLRTHTSPVQIRVMESQPPPVKIIAPGKVYRPDYDVSHSPMFHQVEGLMVGDDISMGDLKGVLTLFVHRMYGEHVDLRFRPSFFPFTEPSAEVDIMCVICKGKGCRVCSGTGWLEILGSGMVDPNVFKMVGYDPEEVTGFAFGMGIERIAMLKYGIDDIRLFFENDIRFLKQF
- the rplT gene encoding 50S ribosomal protein L20 — protein: MSRVTRGPESRKRRKKILKAAKGFVGGRKRGYRAAKETWQRALSYSYRDRRTRKRDMRRLWIVRINAAARLHDMSYSVFMNGLNKSGVEVDRKVLADIAVHDPNGFSKLVDLAKKSVGKNA
- the rpmI gene encoding 50S ribosomal protein L35, translating into MPKQKTNRGAAKRFKITAGGKIRRNKANANHILTKKSRKRKRNLRSGGQVDRTNEREVRRLLPYIGK
- the infC gene encoding translation initiation factor IF-3, which encodes MIRADKVRLIDPEGNQLGVIGFKEALMKAEDLGLDLVEVAPNANPPVCRILDFGKFKYQQSKKAHDAKKKQSTVQVKEVKLRPKTEDHDIEYKLKHMRKFLEQGNKVKVSMIFRGREITHTEIGMEILNKVADEIKDDALVEQEPKLEGRNMSMILTPQKSAKEGKKAKEEAEQGADSQE
- the thrS gene encoding threonine--tRNA ligase, which codes for MITVNAKGHEFPEPTEGMTVSELVPKELKGKVIAGKINGELVDLDRPVPANCEVDFITIDDPEGLEIIRHSTSHIMAEAVRELFPGVKVTIGPAIKDGFYYDFDTEKPFTPEDLVAIEKKMKEIIKKELPFTREIMPVGDAIKLFKGMGENYKVELLEDIESKEVSLYTQGNFTDLCRGPHIPSTRFVKAFSLTSVAGAYWRGDENKKMLQRIYGTAFPDKDSLKNYLNMIEEAKKRDHRKIGRDLDLFQFNDEAGAGLAIYHPKGTVMRIIIEDFLRKEHLKRGYDIVMGPMILKQELWEKSGHYDNYRENMYFTEVEGQKYGIKPMNCLAHMLIYKSRLRSYRDLPIRYFELGTVHRHEKSGVLHGLLRVRAFTQDDAHLICTPDQLIDEIVGVMDFVMYVMDIFGFPYKMEISTRPEKSIGSDEDWELATRALENALKGQGKEYEINEGDGAFYGPKIDFILKDAIGREWQCATIQCDFTLPERFDLTYIDSNGEKKRPVMLHRVILGSVDRFLGILIEHYAGAFPVGLAPVQAVVMNITDDHLDYSKKVVEKLKGAGIRVESDFRNEKLGLKIREAELKKIPYTLIIGDREKEEEKVTPRKLGGKNLDAMNTEDFINLIRSENSAFWRD
- the hfq gene encoding RNA chaperone Hfq; protein product: MVKNSINVQDQFLNQVRRERETVIIELLGGIQLEGIVKSFDNFSILFDSDRTYLIYKHAVSTISIVTP
- the miaA gene encoding tRNA (adenosine(37)-N6)-dimethylallyltransferase MiaA, with the translated sequence MNGARDKIVVITGPTASGKTGVSIEVAKSLNPRGEIVYADSAAVYRRLDIGTAKPSIEEMREVPHHLIDVCDIGDDFNAEIYSKMAADAVNKILKAGKVPIITGGTGLYIKALVHGLFQSPEDNEGIREELLMELDKKGLDALFSELKGVDRKSAEIINPNDKTRIVRALEIYRLTGRPASKIRENHAFKEKAFDPLYIGLKMDRKLLYRRIEDRVDNMIDSGIVNEVKEILNKGYSHGCRSLNTIGYKEIVSHVAGEIDLETAIGLIKRNTRRLAKRQITWFKNIKGISWFEYPYNLPMILKKINLFLN